The DNA region ACCCGCTGGATATGGAAATAGAGCTCAAAACCATTCCCGGCGTTGTTGAGAACGGCATATTCGCGGATATAGCCGATATAGTCCTCGTTGGGACGCCTCAGGGGGTTAGAAAGCTGGAACGTTAAGTTTATAAGGTGGCTTTAATCTTCTCTCTCTGGCGGCGCGGGGGTTGCCGAGCCTGGTCAAAGGCGCGGGATTCAGGGTCCCGTCCCGCAGGGGTTCCGGGGTTCAAATCCCCGCCCCCGCACCACAAACCCCAAAGGCTGGGAAGGCGCTTTTTCTGGTGAATTCCTGAACCCTGCCGATTGGGTTAAAAGGCCAAACCCGTTCATCCCTCGGGGATAAAAATGAATGTCCACTACGAGTGCTTCGCCTGCGCCGCCAACCAGTGCCAGAAAATCGTCGAGATGGGCACTGGTAATCTTGAGCCCAGAAAGAAAGGCGTCATCGAGGCGGCAAAGCTCATGAGTACAAGGAGCTCTCGAACAGGCTGCCGAGAGGACAGTCTCAGACCTCGAGGGGAAAGAAATAGGCCTTAAGACCGCGCTAAAGCTCGCCATAACCGGCAACGTGATAGATTTCGCCGTCGGCTACTCCCCGGAGAGGATCGAGGAAGATGTTAAGGCGATGCTCAAGGAGGAGCTCTACGTTGA from Thermococcus zilligii AN1 includes:
- a CDS encoding ARMT1-like domain-containing protein, whose translation is MGLKTALKLAITGNVIDFAVGYSPERIEEDVKAMLKEELYVDNSDELFERPEKARTLLYLTDNCGEVYFDRLFVGALKKSLRG